A single window of Strix uralensis isolate ZFMK-TIS-50842 chromosome 28, bStrUra1, whole genome shotgun sequence DNA harbors:
- the PRNP gene encoding major prion protein homolog, with amino-acid sequence MARLLVSCCLVALLLGAWTDVAFSKKGKGKPSGGGWGTGSHRQPSYPRQPGYPQNPSYPHNPGYPHNPGYPHNPGYPHNPGYPHNPGWGQGYNPSSGGSYHNQKPWKPPKSKTNFKHMAGAAAAGAVVGGLGGYAVGRVMSGMHYRFDSPDEYRWWNENSARYPNQVYYRDYSSPVSQDTFVADCFNITVTEYNIGPAAKKNASEAAPAVNQTETELETKVVTKVIREMCIQQYREYRLASGIRLHLADASLAALLLLTLFVMH; translated from the coding sequence ATGGCCAGGCTCCTCGTCTCCTGCTGCCTGGTGGCCCTGCTCCTCGGCGCCTGGACCGACGTCGCCTTCTCCAAGaagggcaaaggcaaacccagcGGAGGCggctggggcacagggagccACCGCCAGCCCAGCTACCCCCGCCAGCCCGGCTACCCCCAAAATCCCAGCTACCCCCATAACCCAGGGTACCCCCACAACCCCGGCTACCCCCACAACCCGGGGTACCCCCACAACCCGGGCTACCCCCACAACCCGGGGTGGGGACAGGGTTACAACCCATCCAGCGGAGGAAGCTACCACAACCAAAAGCCCTGGAAACCCCCCAAATCCAAGACCAACTTCAAGCACatggccggggcggcggcggccggcgccgTGGTGGGAGGTTTGGGGGGCTACGCCGTAGGACGTGTCATGTCAGGGATGCACTATCGCTTCGACAGCCCCGATGAGTACCGCTGGTGGAACGAAAATTCGGCGCGTTACCCCAACCAGGTTTACTACCGGGATTACAGCAGCCCCGTCTCGCAGGACACCTTCGTCGCCGACTGCTTTAACATCACGGTGACCGAATACAACATTGGACCCGCCGCCAAGAAAAACGCCTCAGAGGCTGCTCCAGCAGTGAACCAAACGGAGACGGAGCTGGAGACCAAGGTGGTGACGAAGGTGATCCGGGAGATGTGCATCCAGCAGTACCGTGAGTACCGCCTGGCCTCCGGCATCCGGCTGCATCTCGCTGACGCCTCCCtggccgccctcctcctcctcaccctcttcGTCATGCACTGA